The following proteins are encoded in a genomic region of archaeon BMS3Bbin15:
- a CDS encoding anaerobic ribonucleoside triphosphate reductase, translating into MSEKEILSNKCPHCGSNHVEYITRVTGFFSKIGSWNKGKIAELRDRRSAIEANRKMISDVAGFSLEAQKTNKIKLFWKNSCSRCPEAKALAGKLAEKGYSVDYYNIETTEGLAEASLHMVLATPTMILVDGNDEEIAVWRGITPGFSEVEGAIAENC; encoded by the coding sequence ATGAGTGAAAAAGAGATATTAAGCAATAAATGCCCGCACTGTGGCAGCAACCATGTGGAATACATAACAAGAGTTACAGGCTTTTTTTCCAAGATTGGAAGCTGGAATAAAGGCAAGATTGCAGAGCTTAGAGATAGGCGCTCTGCCATTGAGGCAAATAGAAAGATGATAAGCGATGTGGCAGGATTCAGCCTTGAAGCTCAAAAAACAAATAAAATAAAGCTTTTCTGGAAGAATTCCTGCTCCAGATGCCCGGAGGCAAAAGCTCTTGCTGGAAAGCTGGCAGAGAAGGGTTACAGTGTTGATTACTACAATATTGAGACTACAGAAGGGCTTGCAGAGGCTTCGCTACACATGGTCCTGGCAACTCCAACCATGATTCTTGTGGATGGAAATGATGAAGAAATAGCTGTCTGGCGTGGGATAACTCCAGGTTTCAGTGAAGTTGAAGGAGCAATTGCAGAGAACTGCTAA
- a CDS encoding pyruvate formate lyase-activating enzyme 1 — MQIKGVVETSFVDWDGKIVSTIFLPGCNFRCGFCHNHKLVLEPEGFDSISPAILLKYWRRNKDFLDGVCITGGEPTLHRELPELCRNIKELGLKVKLDTNGTNPEVLRQLMDEKLLDYIAMDIKAPLEEESYSDLTNVNLNDTFDMIKESIRIIINSGVDYEFRTTVIREKHSKEDIEAIAMALKGVRRYVLQKFQPKEVMDEEYKVYTSYNDEEMEEIVKVVKKYINAVRWRGK; from the coding sequence ATGCAGATTAAAGGAGTAGTAGAAACAAGTTTTGTGGACTGGGATGGGAAAATAGTATCAACCATATTTCTGCCAGGCTGCAACTTCAGGTGCGGCTTCTGCCACAATCACAAACTTGTGCTGGAGCCTGAAGGCTTTGATAGTATTTCACCTGCTATCCTGCTCAAATACTGGAGAAGAAATAAAGATTTTCTCGATGGAGTTTGCATTACAGGTGGTGAGCCGACACTTCACAGGGAGCTTCCAGAGTTGTGCAGGAATATTAAAGAGCTGGGGCTGAAGGTTAAGCTGGACACCAACGGCACAAACCCTGAGGTGCTTCGCCAGCTTATGGATGAAAAGCTCCTTGACTATATTGCCATGGACATAAAGGCGCCTCTGGAAGAGGAGAGCTATTCAGATTTAACAAATGTTAACCTGAATGACACCTTTGACATGATAAAAGAAAGTATCAGGATTATTATAAATTCAGGAGTGGATTATGAGTTCAGGACAACCGTGATAAGAGAAAAACACAGTAAAGAAGATATTGAGGCTATTGCAATGGCTCTGAAAGGAGTGAGGCGGTATGTGCTCCAGAAGTTCCAGCCCAAGGAAGTTATGGATGAAGAATATAAAGTATATACCAGCTATAATGATGAAGAGATGGAGGAGATTGTAAAAGTGGTGAAAAAATATATAAATGCGGTGAGATGGAGAGGAAAGTAA